The following proteins are co-located in the Carassius gibelio isolate Cgi1373 ecotype wild population from Czech Republic chromosome A21, carGib1.2-hapl.c, whole genome shotgun sequence genome:
- the LOC127941551 gene encoding mitochondrial fission factor-like isoform X2, translating into MFMASPGYFGDGPPMRESDPCFTEVISKRMRVPERLGVGPAGHAQEPADQRPEELCAAYNMHIPDRLALTDAPDLSPRPLFTKHNSSMWDLKHGSWDREAFKREPVQSPLRRRSYSDQAFGRTPAGTPTHPRQALRSQPPHSIGHPPVVHTDPSPPKPPGHPSIPPNLLSPQSMLQAAKELGQQASQKLLQTITKKYSSRFGFPESHPSQAVEVQPDQSRTSASQDFWLSPEEDTGTAVEFMVLRRQVVKMSRRIAGLERQNTEHKQTELVLLSLLLSACLINGWLWMRR; encoded by the exons ATGT TTATGGCATCTCCAGGGTATTTCGGTGATGGTCCTCCAATGCGCGAGAGTGACCCGTGCTTCACTGAAGTCATCAGCAAGAGGATGCGCGTGCCCGAGCGGCTGGGCGTCGGTCCAGCGGGTCACGCGCAAGAACCTGCAGACCAAAGACCCGAAGAGCTGTGTGCTGCCTACAACATGCACATCCCAGATAGACTGGCCTTAACAG atgctCCTGATCTGAGTCCACGACCTCTCTTCACTAAACACAATTCCTCAATGTGGGACCTGAAGCATGGGTCCTGGGACAGGGAGGCGTTCAAGAGAGAGCCTGTCCAG AGTCCACTGCGAAGAAGGTCTTATAGTGACCAGGCTTTTGGTCGAACCCCAGCTGGGACCCCCACACACCCCAGACAAGCACTGCGCTCCCAGCCTCC CCACAGTATTGGACATCCACCAGTCGTACATACAGACCCCTCCCCACCAAAGCCCCCGGGGCACCCCTCCATCCCACCCAACCTGCTGTCCCCTCAGAGCATGCTGCAGGCTGCCAAGGAGCTGGGCCAGCAGGCGTCTCAGAAACTCCTTCAGACCATCACCAAAAAATACTCCTCCAG GTTTGGTTTCCCAGAAAGCCATCCCTCTCAGGCTGTGGAGGTTCAACCTGATCAAAGCAGGACAAG TGCCTCGCAGGATTTCTGGCTCAGTCCTGAGGAGGACACAGGTACTGCTGTCGAGTTCATGGTGCTCCGCAGACAG GTGGTGAAGATGAGCAGGAGGATAGCAGGGCTGGAGAGACAGAACACCGAGCACAAACAGACAGAGCTGGTGCTGTTGTCTCTGTTACTGTCTGCCTGTCTGATCAACGGCTGGCTGTGGATGCGCAGATGA
- the LOC127941551 gene encoding mitochondrial fission factor-like isoform X5 encodes MFMASPGYFGDGPPMRESDPCFTEVISKRMRVPERLGVGPAGHAQEPADQRPEELCAAYNMHIPDRLALTDAPDLSPRPLFTKHNSSMWDLKHGSWDREAFKREPVQSPLRRRSYSDQAFGRTPAGTPTHPRQALRSQPPFGFPESHPSQAVEVQPDQSRTSASQDFWLSPEEDTGTAVEFMVLRRQVVKMSRRIAGLERQNTEHKQTELVLLSLLLSACLINGWLWMRR; translated from the exons ATGT TTATGGCATCTCCAGGGTATTTCGGTGATGGTCCTCCAATGCGCGAGAGTGACCCGTGCTTCACTGAAGTCATCAGCAAGAGGATGCGCGTGCCCGAGCGGCTGGGCGTCGGTCCAGCGGGTCACGCGCAAGAACCTGCAGACCAAAGACCCGAAGAGCTGTGTGCTGCCTACAACATGCACATCCCAGATAGACTGGCCTTAACAG atgctCCTGATCTGAGTCCACGACCTCTCTTCACTAAACACAATTCCTCAATGTGGGACCTGAAGCATGGGTCCTGGGACAGGGAGGCGTTCAAGAGAGAGCCTGTCCAG AGTCCACTGCGAAGAAGGTCTTATAGTGACCAGGCTTTTGGTCGAACCCCAGCTGGGACCCCCACACACCCCAGACAAGCACTGCGCTCCCAGCCTCC GTTTGGTTTCCCAGAAAGCCATCCCTCTCAGGCTGTGGAGGTTCAACCTGATCAAAGCAGGACAAG TGCCTCGCAGGATTTCTGGCTCAGTCCTGAGGAGGACACAGGTACTGCTGTCGAGTTCATGGTGCTCCGCAGACAG GTGGTGAAGATGAGCAGGAGGATAGCAGGGCTGGAGAGACAGAACACCGAGCACAAACAGACAGAGCTGGTGCTGTTGTCTCTGTTACTGTCTGCCTGTCTGATCAACGGCTGGCTGTGGATGCGCAGATGA
- the LOC127941551 gene encoding mitochondrial fission factor-like isoform X1: MVVMASPGYFGDGPPMRESDPCFTEVISKRMRVPERLGVGPAGHAQEPADQRPEELCAAYNMHIPDRLALTDAPDLSPRPLFTKHNSSMWDLKHGSWDREAFKREPVQSPLRRRSYSDQAFGRTPAGTPTHPRQALRSQPPHSIGHPPVVHTDPSPPKPPGHPSIPPNLLSPQSMLQAAKELGQQASQKLLQTITKKYSSRFGFPESHPSQAVEVQPDQSRTSASQDFWLSPEEDTGTAVEFMVLRRQVVKMSRRIAGLERQNTEHKQTELVLLSLLLSACLINGWLWMRR; this comes from the exons ATGGTAGTTATGGCATCTCCAGGGTATTTCGGTGATGGTCCTCCAATGCGCGAGAGTGACCCGTGCTTCACTGAAGTCATCAGCAAGAGGATGCGCGTGCCCGAGCGGCTGGGCGTCGGTCCAGCGGGTCACGCGCAAGAACCTGCAGACCAAAGACCCGAAGAGCTGTGTGCTGCCTACAACATGCACATCCCAGATAGACTGGCCTTAACAG atgctCCTGATCTGAGTCCACGACCTCTCTTCACTAAACACAATTCCTCAATGTGGGACCTGAAGCATGGGTCCTGGGACAGGGAGGCGTTCAAGAGAGAGCCTGTCCAG AGTCCACTGCGAAGAAGGTCTTATAGTGACCAGGCTTTTGGTCGAACCCCAGCTGGGACCCCCACACACCCCAGACAAGCACTGCGCTCCCAGCCTCC CCACAGTATTGGACATCCACCAGTCGTACATACAGACCCCTCCCCACCAAAGCCCCCGGGGCACCCCTCCATCCCACCCAACCTGCTGTCCCCTCAGAGCATGCTGCAGGCTGCCAAGGAGCTGGGCCAGCAGGCGTCTCAGAAACTCCTTCAGACCATCACCAAAAAATACTCCTCCAG GTTTGGTTTCCCAGAAAGCCATCCCTCTCAGGCTGTGGAGGTTCAACCTGATCAAAGCAGGACAAG TGCCTCGCAGGATTTCTGGCTCAGTCCTGAGGAGGACACAGGTACTGCTGTCGAGTTCATGGTGCTCCGCAGACAG GTGGTGAAGATGAGCAGGAGGATAGCAGGGCTGGAGAGACAGAACACCGAGCACAAACAGACAGAGCTGGTGCTGTTGTCTCTGTTACTGTCTGCCTGTCTGATCAACGGCTGGCTGTGGATGCGCAGATGA
- the LOC127941551 gene encoding mitochondrial fission factor-like isoform X4: MVVMASPGYFGDGPPMRESDPCFTEVISKRMRVPERLGVGPAGHAQEPADQRPEELCAAYNMHIPDRLALTDAPDLSPRPLFTKHNSSMWDLKHGSWDREAFKREPVQSPLRRRSYSDQAFGRTPAGTPTHPRQALRSQPPFGFPESHPSQAVEVQPDQSRTSASQDFWLSPEEDTGTAVEFMVLRRQVVKMSRRIAGLERQNTEHKQTELVLLSLLLSACLINGWLWMRR; encoded by the exons ATGGTAGTTATGGCATCTCCAGGGTATTTCGGTGATGGTCCTCCAATGCGCGAGAGTGACCCGTGCTTCACTGAAGTCATCAGCAAGAGGATGCGCGTGCCCGAGCGGCTGGGCGTCGGTCCAGCGGGTCACGCGCAAGAACCTGCAGACCAAAGACCCGAAGAGCTGTGTGCTGCCTACAACATGCACATCCCAGATAGACTGGCCTTAACAG atgctCCTGATCTGAGTCCACGACCTCTCTTCACTAAACACAATTCCTCAATGTGGGACCTGAAGCATGGGTCCTGGGACAGGGAGGCGTTCAAGAGAGAGCCTGTCCAG AGTCCACTGCGAAGAAGGTCTTATAGTGACCAGGCTTTTGGTCGAACCCCAGCTGGGACCCCCACACACCCCAGACAAGCACTGCGCTCCCAGCCTCC GTTTGGTTTCCCAGAAAGCCATCCCTCTCAGGCTGTGGAGGTTCAACCTGATCAAAGCAGGACAAG TGCCTCGCAGGATTTCTGGCTCAGTCCTGAGGAGGACACAGGTACTGCTGTCGAGTTCATGGTGCTCCGCAGACAG GTGGTGAAGATGAGCAGGAGGATAGCAGGGCTGGAGAGACAGAACACCGAGCACAAACAGACAGAGCTGGTGCTGTTGTCTCTGTTACTGTCTGCCTGTCTGATCAACGGCTGGCTGTGGATGCGCAGATGA
- the LOC127941551 gene encoding mitochondrial fission factor-like isoform X6, translating to MVVMASPGYFGDGPPMRESDPCFTEVISKRMRVPERLGVGPAGHAQEPADQRPEELCAAYNMHIPDRLALTDAPDLSPRPLFTKHNSSMWDLKHGSWDREAFKREPVQSPLRRRSYSDQAFGRTPAGTPTHPRQALRSQPPASQDFWLSPEEDTGTAVEFMVLRRQVVKMSRRIAGLERQNTEHKQTELVLLSLLLSACLINGWLWMRR from the exons ATGGTAGTTATGGCATCTCCAGGGTATTTCGGTGATGGTCCTCCAATGCGCGAGAGTGACCCGTGCTTCACTGAAGTCATCAGCAAGAGGATGCGCGTGCCCGAGCGGCTGGGCGTCGGTCCAGCGGGTCACGCGCAAGAACCTGCAGACCAAAGACCCGAAGAGCTGTGTGCTGCCTACAACATGCACATCCCAGATAGACTGGCCTTAACAG atgctCCTGATCTGAGTCCACGACCTCTCTTCACTAAACACAATTCCTCAATGTGGGACCTGAAGCATGGGTCCTGGGACAGGGAGGCGTTCAAGAGAGAGCCTGTCCAG AGTCCACTGCGAAGAAGGTCTTATAGTGACCAGGCTTTTGGTCGAACCCCAGCTGGGACCCCCACACACCCCAGACAAGCACTGCGCTCCCAGCCTCC TGCCTCGCAGGATTTCTGGCTCAGTCCTGAGGAGGACACAGGTACTGCTGTCGAGTTCATGGTGCTCCGCAGACAG GTGGTGAAGATGAGCAGGAGGATAGCAGGGCTGGAGAGACAGAACACCGAGCACAAACAGACAGAGCTGGTGCTGTTGTCTCTGTTACTGTCTGCCTGTCTGATCAACGGCTGGCTGTGGATGCGCAGATGA
- the LOC127941551 gene encoding mitochondrial fission factor-like isoform X3: MASPGYFGDGPPMRESDPCFTEVISKRMRVPERLGVGPAGHAQEPADQRPEELCAAYNMHIPDRLALTDAPDLSPRPLFTKHNSSMWDLKHGSWDREAFKREPVQSPLRRRSYSDQAFGRTPAGTPTHPRQALRSQPPHSIGHPPVVHTDPSPPKPPGHPSIPPNLLSPQSMLQAAKELGQQASQKLLQTITKKYSSRFGFPESHPSQAVEVQPDQSRTSASQDFWLSPEEDTGTAVEFMVLRRQVVKMSRRIAGLERQNTEHKQTELVLLSLLLSACLINGWLWMRR, from the exons ATGGCATCTCCAGGGTATTTCGGTGATGGTCCTCCAATGCGCGAGAGTGACCCGTGCTTCACTGAAGTCATCAGCAAGAGGATGCGCGTGCCCGAGCGGCTGGGCGTCGGTCCAGCGGGTCACGCGCAAGAACCTGCAGACCAAAGACCCGAAGAGCTGTGTGCTGCCTACAACATGCACATCCCAGATAGACTGGCCTTAACAG atgctCCTGATCTGAGTCCACGACCTCTCTTCACTAAACACAATTCCTCAATGTGGGACCTGAAGCATGGGTCCTGGGACAGGGAGGCGTTCAAGAGAGAGCCTGTCCAG AGTCCACTGCGAAGAAGGTCTTATAGTGACCAGGCTTTTGGTCGAACCCCAGCTGGGACCCCCACACACCCCAGACAAGCACTGCGCTCCCAGCCTCC CCACAGTATTGGACATCCACCAGTCGTACATACAGACCCCTCCCCACCAAAGCCCCCGGGGCACCCCTCCATCCCACCCAACCTGCTGTCCCCTCAGAGCATGCTGCAGGCTGCCAAGGAGCTGGGCCAGCAGGCGTCTCAGAAACTCCTTCAGACCATCACCAAAAAATACTCCTCCAG GTTTGGTTTCCCAGAAAGCCATCCCTCTCAGGCTGTGGAGGTTCAACCTGATCAAAGCAGGACAAG TGCCTCGCAGGATTTCTGGCTCAGTCCTGAGGAGGACACAGGTACTGCTGTCGAGTTCATGGTGCTCCGCAGACAG GTGGTGAAGATGAGCAGGAGGATAGCAGGGCTGGAGAGACAGAACACCGAGCACAAACAGACAGAGCTGGTGCTGTTGTCTCTGTTACTGTCTGCCTGTCTGATCAACGGCTGGCTGTGGATGCGCAGATGA